The genomic interval GTAGTACGGACGCCCGGTCTTGCGGTTCCACACCACTGCGGTCTCGCGCTGGTTGGTGATGCCGAGCGCCGCCAGGTCGCTGGCCTGCAGGTTGTTCGCGTTCAGCGCGGTCCGGATCACCGAGCTGGTCCGCTCCCAGATCTCCACCGGGTTGTGCTCGACCCAGCCCGCCTGCGGCAGGATCTGCTCGTGCTCCAGCTGGTGGATGCCCTTCACGTTGCCGGAGTGGTCGAAAATCATGAAACGGGTGCTCGTGGTGCCCTGATCGACGGCACCGACGAAGTCAGCCATGGAAAGTCCTCTCCTCACACAGGGGTGGTGTCATGCGCTCGTGTTCTCCTCCGGGATCCGCCCCGGTTCCTCGTCCTCGTCGGCGATCGGCAGGTTCCGGCCGACCAGCAGGTCGTACAGGAACGCGCCCAGCAGCGCGCCGAGGATCGGTGCCACGATCGGCACCCAGAAATAGACATCTCCCCACTGGTCCTTGAACGCGCCGCCGTACCCGGTCAGGAACGAGGCCAGCCGCGGTCCGAAGTCACGGGCCGGGTTGATCGCGTAGCCGGCGTTGGTGCCCCAGGCCATGCCGATGCCGACCACCGCGAGGCCGACGATGAACGGCGCCAGGTTCGCGGCCGGCGCGGTGTTGCGCAGGTCGGTGATGGCCAGGATCAGCAGCATCAGGATCGCCGTACCGATGATCTGGTCGCGGAAACCACCCCACAGATGGACCCCGAGGTCCGTGCTGCCGTTGCCCGGCAGCGTCGAGAACACGATCTGGCTCTTGCGGGTGAGCCCGGGGTCGAACTTGTTCAGTGCCTCGGTGTAGTTCCAGCGAACCACGAGCGCCGCCACGAACGCCCCGAGGAACTGCGCGATCGAATACGGCAGCACCTTCTTCCAGCTGAACCCGCGGAACGCCGCCAGAGCGATCGTCACCGCCGGGTTCAGATGCGCGCCGGTCATCCGGCCCGCGACGTAAATGCCCAGTGTCACGCCGAGACCCCAGGCCCACGCGATCGAGTCGTGGTCCCCGATCCCGCCTGCCACCACCTGCGCGACCACGCCGCAGCCGAACAGGATCAGGATGAACGTGCCCGCGAACTCCGCGGAACACTCCCCCAGAAGGGTCTTCGCTTTGACCGTCTCAGTCGTAGCCATACCGAACCTCCCTTCCCCGCCGTGACGACCACGGCTGGCTGGAATCTAGGAGCGATAACCAGGCGTGACAACGCCCGCCGTTCGACATTGTCGAACGCCGATCCTCGACCACCCGACTGCGACACACAGTAATCTCTTGCTCACTCAACGGAACGTGCCAACCGGTCGCCGGGGTTCGGCGTCTCGCCTGTGGGTCTTGTCGGATTCAGGAGGGGCTGGATGAGTGTTTCGCTGCTTGGGGGATGGTTCCCGGTGGGGCTCGAGGTGGTTGCGGCGGGGGTGCTGGTTGCGGCTGTGGGGTGGCGGGATCGGGCGTGGCGGTGGCGGGTGGTGCCGTTGGTGGTGGGTGGGGCCGCGTTGCTGACGCTGGTTGCGGCGTACCCGGGGGTCAAGGTGTTCGGGCTGGATGATCCGCTGCCGTTCTCGGTGTGGTTGTGGTTCGGGGCGGGGCTGGTGGCGTTGATCGTGCTGGCGGCGGGGTGGCGGAGTGCGCGGTGGTGGCGGCGGGGTACGGCGGTCGTCGCGGTAGCGCTCGCGGGCCTGGTGTGCGCGAACCAGATCAACCGGTTCGTGGGGTACTACCCGACGATCGACTCCGCGGTGAACGACTGGACCGACACGCCGCTGCCAGGTCAGGTCTCGATGTCCGGCCTGGCCCACACCGCCGGTACGGCGAAGCTGCCGCCGGCGGGGCGGCTGGTCGCGGTGAACATCCCAGCGACGTACAGCCATTTCAAGCACCGGCAGGAGCTGGTGTACCTGCCGCCGATCTGGTTCCACGGTGACCACCGGCCGGCGCTGCCCGTTGTCGAGCTGATCGGTGGAGAGCGGGGCGGCCCGGGCGACTGGGTGCGGCTCGGCAACGCCGTACAGGTGTCCGATGCGTACGCGCACCGCCACCACGGGTACGCGCCGATCCTCGTCTTCGTGGACGCGACCGAGCGGTTCGATAACGACACCGAGTGCGTCAACGGCCCGCGCGGGAACTCGGCGGACCATCTCGACCAGGACATCCCGCACTTCGTCGAGAAGATGTTCGGCGCCTCGCACGACCCGCGGCAGTGGGCCGTCGCCGGGTTCTCGATGGGCGGCACCTGCGCGCTCGACCTGGTCGTGGAGCACCCGGACGTGTTCGACCACTTCATCGACATCTCCGGCGACCTCGCGCCGTACACCACCACGCCGGCGGCCAGCCTGCACGACCTGTACGGCGGCGACGTGGCGCTCGAGAAGGCCAACGAACCGCTGCTCGTGATGCAGTCCCACGGGAGGTACACGAACGTGAACGGACTCTTCCTCACCAGCACCGAGGAGCTCCGCCACCAGCACGAGGCCGAGGAGCTGTCGAAGGCCGCCGCCAAGGCCGGGATCTGGTCCCGGGTCGAGATCTCCCCCGGCACCCACGTGTGGCAGTTCGCCGCCCCGGCGTTCGCCTCGGCCTATCCTTGGCTGGCGGACCAGCTCGCGAGTCCCGCGAGCCCACACCACGGAGCGAGGCACACGAAGACGGCGTGATCCAGACACTCCGACGACTCGGCATCGGCCTGATCGTTCTGACGTTCGTCAGCGCGATCACCAGTGCCGACACCGTCAGCGAAGTCCTCCGGCCGCAGCCGCAGGTTGCCGGTCAGGTCCGCGTCGTCGCCCTCGGCGACTCGGTGACCTCCGGCCACAACTGCGACTGCGCCGCGTTCCCCCAGATGTACGGCGACCTGCTCCACGACCGCTCCGGTGCACCTGTCGTCGTCAACAACCTAGGTGTCGCCGGCATCGACTCCAACGGGCTGCTGGAGCTGCTCGACCAGCGCAACTCCCCCGCCGAGCAGGCCACCGCCGCCGCCGGCGTCGTACTGCTGACCATCGGCGCGAACGACTTCGGCGACCACCACGACGACGTCACCAGCGGGCAGTGCACCGGCGACTGCGTGTCCGACGAGTTCGAGCAGCTCAACGTCAACCTGGACCGGATCCTCGACCGCATCCACGTCCTGCGCGCCAACCTCCCGACCACGATCCTGATGACCGGGTACTGGAACGTCTTCAAGGACGGGGACGTGGCCAAACGCCAGTACACCGCCAGCGGCCGGGTCGCCAGCGACCAGCTCACGGTCCGCACCAACGGCGCGATCGCCGCGGTGGCCCGCGCCAACGACGCGACGTACGTCGACATCTACACCCCGTTCGAGGACAGCACCGACATCACCGGGCTGCTCGCCTCCGACGGCGACCACCCGAACGCGGCCGGCCATGCCCTGATCGCCCGCACTCTCCTCGCCGCAACACCCAACCCTTTGCCGGCGTCCCAACGTCAGGGAGGGTAGATCGAACGAGGGGGGAACCGATGAGCTTCGCCGACTTCGCGACCAGCCGGCACGGCGCGCTCTATCGGTACGCCTACCTGCTGGCCGGCGATCGCGGCCTGGCGGAGGATCTGCTCCAGGAGGCCCTGGTCAAGACGTACGTCGGGTGGCACCGCCTGCGCGACCCGAACAACGCCGAGGCGTACACGCGCCGCGTCATCACCACGACCGCGATCGGCTGGTGGCGCCGCAAGTCGTGGCGGGCCGAGCTCCCCAACGACGACGTACCGGACCGGCCCACGGACCCTGACGACGTGACCGCACGAGTCTGGCTGTGGAACGAGCTGCAGAAACTCCCGCCTCGGCAACGGGCAGCGTTGGTGCTCCGGTACTACGAAGACCTCACCGAACCGCAGACCGCCGAGGTACTGGGCTGCAGCGTCGGGACCGTGAAGCGCCAGGTCTCGGACGCACTCAAGAAACTCCGGGCCCGCCTCGGGTCCGATGTCGTGCTGAAAGCAGGGATGACGGAATGACCGACCTCCTCCGGGACACCCTCGCCGAGCGTGCCGACGGCGCCGAACCGCCGCCCCTCGACCTCGACGCCATCGTTGCCACCGGCAACCGCCAGATCTCCCGCCGCCGTGCCCTGACCGTCCTCGGCGGCGCGGTCGCCACCGCAGCCGTCACTGTCGGCGGTGCGACCCTGATCCGGCCCCGCGAGCCGCGCCCGCAACCGGCCCGCCCCGCGCCGTTCACCGAGCGCCGCGCCGCAACCTTTGCGCTCGGCAACACCATTCACTACGGCGCCGACGTCATCCCGGTGGCGCCGAACCGGATCAATGCCTTCGTCCAGACCGACGCCGGCTTCGTGTTCCTTGACGCCGGCAACAACATCCACATCGCCGACCGCGCCGGGGTCCGTGGGCTCGGCAAGGGTGCGTGGAGCCTGACGGCCGACCACAGCGGCAGCTTGGTCGCCTGGAGCGAAGGATTCAACGACCACTACGAATCGGTCGTCTACGACGTCGCCGCCGGCCGCGAACTCGTCCGGACTCCGGTCGGCAACAAGATCCCGCCGGGCGCCAGCCTCGCCTACGGCCCGGAGATCGTCGCGATCGACGGCACCACGGCGTACTTCGGGACGCTCGACGGCCTGTACCGCTGGGACATCCCCACGAACAAGGGCGAGCTGATCGCCGACGTGTCACCGATCGCGGTCCGCACCGTGGTCGCCGGGCAGTTGGTCTACCAGCAACCGCTCTCGCAACCGCTCATGGGCCATACCCTGAAGGTCGGTCCCACCCTGACCAGCGGAACCAGGACGACGTTCAGCGGGCAGCAGGCGTTCCTGTCGCCCCGCGCGACGTACCTTGTGACGCAGCCGAACGACGCCCAGCCGGGCATCCAACCCGTCTGGGCGGACCTCCAGCTCTTCGGCGTGACCGCCGCAACCGGCGGTTCGCTGCCGCGCACCGCCTATCGGGGGTTCAGGTTCGGTCAGTGGCTCGACGACACGACCTTCACCGCGGCCGGAGTGCAATCAGGCTCCCGGACACAGGCCGTGGACCTGCTCACCCTGAACGCCGAGACCGGCGCGCACACCGTCGTCGCGCCGGAGTTCTCCACCTTCACCTTCAGTGCGACGGCGCCGCGTACGACGCCGTTCGCGCTGCCGACCGGTGCGCCGATCTACGACCTCTACTGATCGGTCTTCGCGGCCGGCGTGTCCGTTGCCTGGTTCTCCGGGAAGTGGCAGGCGGTCTGGTGGCCGGGGCCCAGCTCGACCAGCGGCGGCTCGACGGCCTTGCAGATGTCCTGAGCCTTCCAGCAGCGGGTGTGGAAGCGGCAGGCCGGCGGCGGCTTGATCGGGCTGGGAACGTCGCCCTGCAACCGGATGCGCTCCTGCTTGGCCTTCCGCTTGGTGTCCGGCACGGGGACCGCCGACAGCAGCGCGACCGTGTACGGGTGCATCGGCTTCTCGTACAGGTCGACGCGGTCGGCGAGCTCGACGATCTTGCCGAGGTACATCACCGCGACCCGGTCCGACACGTGCCGCACGACGGACAGGTCGTGCGCGATCATCACGTACGTCAGGTCGAACTCTTCCTGCAGGTCCTCCAGCAGGTTCACCACCTGGGCCTGGATCGACACGTCCAGCGCGGACACCGGCTCGTCGGCGACGATCAGCTTCGGCCGCAGCGCGAGCGTCCGGGCGATCCCGATCCGCTGCCGCTGACCGCCGGAGAACTCGTGCGGGTACCGGTTGTAGTGCTCCGGGCTCAGACCGACCAGCTCGAGCAGCTCCTGCACGGCCCGCTTCACGCCGTTCTCGGTCTTCACGTGCTGCAGGTGGTACGGCGCGCCGACGATCTTGCCGACCGTGTGCCGCGGGTTCAGCGAACCGTACGGATCCTGGAAGATCATCTGCACGTCGCGGCGCAGCGGTCGCATCTGGCCTTCGCTGAGGTGACTGATGTCGCGTCCCTCGAAGACGATGGTGCCCGCGGTCGGCTCCAGCAGCCGGGTGAGCAGGCGGCCGGTGGTGGTCTTGCCGCAGCCGGACTCACCCACCAGCGACAGCGTCTCGCCCCGGGTCACCTTGAAGCTCAGGCCGTCGACCGCCTGGACCGCACCGGTCTGGCGCTGCAGCACACCCTTGCGGATCGGGAAGTGCTTGACGAGTCCTTCGACCGACAGGATCTCCTCGCCGATCGCGGGGACGGCGGGAGTCGGTTCGGCGTCAGTAGTGGTCACAGTCGTCCCGTTCACAGCTTCGGCTTGATGTCGGTCTCCCACGCCTTCTGGCGTTCTTGCGGGGAGAGGTGGCAGGCGACCATGTGGCCGTCGCCGGTGTCGAGCAGTTCCGGTCGTTCCGTCTCGCTGGCGCCGCCGTTCAGGTGCGCGTAGTTGCAGCGCGGGTTGAAGGCACAGCCCTTCGGCACGTTGATCAGGCTCGGCGGGGTGCCCTTGATCGGGATCAGCCGCTCGGAGCGCTCCCGGTCGATCCGCGGCATCGATCCGAGCAGACCCCAGGTGTAGGGGTGCTGCGGACGGTCGAAGATGTCCTCCGCGGTGCTGTACTCGACCGCGCGGCCGGCGTACATCACCTGGATGTCGTCGGCCAGCTCGGCGACCACGCCGAGGTCGTGGGTGATGATGACGACGGCCGAGTTGAACTCGCGCTGCAGGTCCCGGATCAGGTCCAGGATCTGCGCCTGCACGGTGACGTCGAGGGCCGTGGTCGGCTCGTCGGCGATCAGCAGGTCGGGGTCGCAGGACAGCGCCATCGCGATCATCGCGCGCTGCCGCATCCCACCAGAGAACTGGTGCGGGTACGCGTCCACGCGCCGGTCCGGCTGCGGGATGCCGACCCGGTCGAGCATCTCGATCGCATGCTTGCGCGCGACCTGCTTGCTGACGTGGTTGTGCACCCGGTACGCCTCGATGATCTGGTGCCCGACCGTGTAGAACGGGTGCATCGCGGACAGCGGATCCTGGAAGATCATCGCCATCCGCTTGCCGCGCATCAACCGGACCTCTTCCCGGCTCGCCGAGACCAGGTCCTGGCCGTCCAGGAAGATCTCGCCGCTGATCTTGGCCACACCCGGCGGGTGCAGGCCCATGATCGACAGACTCGTCACGCTCTTGCCGGAGCCCGACTCCCCCACGATGCCGAGGGTCTTACCGCGCTCGAGCTTGAACGAGATCCCGTCGACGGACTTCACCACCCCGTCGTCGGTCGGGAAGTGCACCTTCAGGTCGCGGACGTCGAGGAACGCCTCGCCGCGTGGAACCCGCTGTACGGTGTCCTGCGGCTGGCTCAGGTCTTGAGGCTCGGTCACGAGATCCGCACTCTCGGGTCGACGACGGCGTACAGCAGGTCAACGACCAGGTTGGCCAGCACGATGAAGAACGCGGCCACCAGGGTCACGCCGAGCACCTTCGGCAGGTCGTTGGCGCGCAGGGCGATGACGGCGTACTGACCGATGCCCGGCAGCGAGAACGTGGTCTCGGTCAGGATCGCGCCGCCCATCAGCAGACCGAGGTCGAGGCCGAAGATCGTCAGGATCGGCGTCAGCGCGGACCGCAGCCCGTGCTTGATCACCACGTCCCGCTCGGTCAGCCCCTTGGCCCGCGCGGTCCGGACGTAGTCCTCGTTCATCGTCTCGAGCATGCCGGCCCGGGTGAGTCGCGCGTACGCCGCGGCGTACAGGAAGGCCAGCGTCACCCACGGAAGGATCAGGTCGTAGGCCCACCACAACGGGTTTGTCTCGTCGAGCGGGTTGACACCGCCCTGCTGTGTCCAGCCGAGGCCGTAGCTGAAGACCGACAGCGACAACAGGCCGGTGAAGAAGATCGGCAACGAGACACCAGCCAGCGCCACCGACATGAGTGATCGGTCCAGCACCGACCCACGTCTGAGTGCCGAGACGATACCGGTGCCGACGCCGGTGATGAGCCAGATGAAGGCCGCACCGCCGGCCAGCGACGCGGTCACCGGTATTCGCGAGACCAGATCCGGCCAGACCGGCTGCTGGGTCAGGAACGAGTAGCCGAAGCACGGAGCCGGGCAGCGCTCGGTCCCGGTGCCGTAGTTGTAGTCCTGGCCGACCACGAGGCCTTTCACGAATCGGCCGTACTGCACGTAGAGAGGGTCGGTGAAGCCGAGCCGGACCGCCGTGTTGTGGATCTGCTCCTGCCCCGCGCTCTTGCCGACGTAGCGGCCGGCCAGGTCGTCGGCGGTAGCACCGCCGAGTCTCGGAACGAGGAAGAAGATCGAGAACGTGACGGCCGTGACGATGAAGAGCAGGATTACTGCTCCGATCACCCGGCGGACAAGATATGCGAACACCGTGCTCGGCGTGGTGGCCGGCGATCATCGCTGATCACCGGCCACCCTCAGCCTTCACCTACCTCTACTGGTGATTGTTGGTCAGGGCAACTGACTGCCGGCTACTTCTGCGCCAGTCCGATGCTGGCGTAGTCGTACATGTTCTGACCGTCGTTGCTGAACACGTTCGCGAGCGTGTCCGGGCGGTACAGCAGGCCCTTGGCCCAGACGCCCGGCAGTACGCCGGCCTGCTCCATGACCTTCTTGTCGACGTCCACCCAGATCTGGTTACGCGCGGTGTCGTCGGTGGTGGCCAGCGCCTTGTCGATGAGCTGGTCGACCTCCGGGATCCGGATGCCCAGGTTGGTGTTACCACCGGTCGCCCGGATGACCCGGCTGTCCACGATCTGGCTGAGGAAGCCGAAGCCGTCCGGCCAGTCCGCACCCCAGCTGTAGACGATCATGCCCAGGCCGTTGGCCTTCGCGTAGTCCGGCTTGCCGGCGTACAGCTTGGTGTAGTCACCGGTCGGGTAGCCCTTCGGCGTCAGCTTGATGCCGACCTTGGCCAGCGACTGCTGCAGCGACTCGGCGACGGCCTTCTCCTTCGGCCGGTCCGCACGGTAGGCGATGTTGGTGCTGAAGCCGGCCGGCATACCGCACGCCGTCAGCGCTTCCTTCGCCTTCGTCGGGTTGCCGTTCTTGTCCGCCTCGAAGCCGTAGTCGTCGAACTTCTGCGCACCCGCGACAGACGGCGGCATCAGGTTCGTCGCGATGTCGCCGCCGAACGGACCGCCGTACGCGCGCTGGTAGCCCTCGTGGTCGGCGGCGTACAGGACCGCCTTGCGGCAGTTCACGTTGTCGAACGGCTTGACCTGGCTGTTGAACACGGTGAAGTTCAGCCGCGTCGACAGCACGCTGTCGGTGTGCGCCTTCAGCTTCGGGTCCGCCAGCACCTTGGCCTGGGTCTCGGCCTGCACACCGGTACCGGCGATGTCGACGTCGAGGTCACCGGCCTGCAGCCGGTTGTCGATGTCGGCGCCGTTCACGTTGTACGCGACGGTGATCTTGTCCGGCAGCGCCTTGCGGCCCGAGTCCGGGTCGGTCGACGGGTCGTACTGATCGTTGCGGACCAGGGTGAAGCCCTTGTTCGCGTCGTTGCTCTCGAACTTGTAGGGGCCGGTCGCGATCGGGTGCAACTGGTACTTCGTGCCGTTGTCCTTGGCCTGCGGGACCGGCGCGGTCGACGGCAGCTGTGCGAAGTAGTCGAAGCCGGCGAACGTCTTGTTCAGGTGGAAGACGATCGTGTAGTCGTCCGGCGTCGTCATTGCCTTGGACAACTGCGCCATCTGCGGGTCCTTGGCGACGCTGTAGTCCTTCGGCACGCCCTCGAGGAAGTCGTTGAAGTACGTCGGGCCGTTCGGCAGCGTGGCCTTGTCCAGGGACCGGGCGACGCCGTACATGACGTCCTTGGCCTTGACCTCGGTGCCGTCCTCGAACTTGATGCCCTTACGGATGTGGTACGTCCAGGTCTTCGCGTTGTCGCTCGGCTCGCCCGGCTTCTCGGCGAGGTCCGGGACGACCTTTCCGCCTTCCTTGCCCGGAGCCGACTTGAAGGTCATCAGCGGGCGGACGTAGTTCCGCACGAGGTTCCAGGACAGTCCGTAATAGGTGTCACCGGGGTCAGTGGAGTCCCACTTCTCGGTGATCGCCATCCGGAGCGTGCCGCCCTTTTTGTCGCTCGGGTTGAAGATCTTCCCGTTGGCCGCGTCGAACTCGGGCGTTGCCGAGCTTGTGCCGCCACCCGACCCTCCGGAGGAAGCCTTCGGTCCCCCGCAGGCCACCAGGCTCAAGGCGACGGCCGCACTGACGGCGGTGACCGTCGTGATGCGATTCCATCTCATCTCTTGTTGCACCCCTTCAATCGTTGAGAGCCAGGCTCCCTGGTTGATGCGAAACGCCTACCGGGATCGCGGGTCGAGCGCGTCGCGCAATCCGTCACCGAACAGGTTGAACGCCAGCACGGTGACGAAGATCGCCAAACCGGGCGGAATCATGTACATCGGGTCGACCTGGTACCAGTTCGCCGCGCCGGAGAGCATGTCGCCCCAGCTCGCCGTCGGCGGGCGCACACCGACACCCAGGTAGGAAAGTCCGGCCTCGAACAGGACGTTGGTCGGAATCAGCAGCGTCGCGTAGACCAGGATCGGCGCGATCAGGTTCGGCAGCAGTTCGGTGAACAGGATGTACGGCCGTCGCGCGCCGAGGCTCCGGGCCGCGTCGACGAACTCACGCTCCCGCAACGACAGCGTCTGACCCCGGATGATCCGGCCGATGTACGGCCAGCTGAAGAAGCCGATGATGAAGACGATCAGCGCGACGCGCAGCGAGTCGCCCTGCAGCCCGAACATCTTGTCCGGGATCGCGCCGACGAGCGCCAGCGCGAACAGCACCAGGGGGAAGGCCAGGAAGATGTCCATCAGCCGGCTGATCAGGGTGTCCACCCAACCGCCGAAGTAGCCGGCGACGATGCCCAGCACGACGCCGATCACGACCGACAGCAGGGTCGCCAGAAAGGCGATCAGCAGCGAGATGCGGGCGCCGTACACGATCCGCGCGAAGATGTCCCGGCCGTTGACCGGCTCGACCCCGAACGGGTGGTCCCAGCTGACACCGCCGAGCTTGCCGATCGGCGTCTGCAGCGACGGGTCCACCAGATCCTGGTGGAAGTCGTTCGGGGTGACCCCGACCAGTTTGCAGATGAGCGGCGCGAAGATTCCGACCAGGATCAGCAGGAGCACGAAGGCGCCGCCGGCCAACGCGACCTTGTCGCGCTTCAGCCGCATCCAGGAGATCTGCCACAGCGACCTGCCCTCGATCTTGCCGGCACCCTCGAGAATCGCCTCCGGCTTGGCCGACGATGCTCCGGGCTCGACCTCGAGTGGCGTGCTCACGCGATAGGCCCCCCTGACTGGTTCGGTTTGAACAGGAACGAAATCCCGTATGGCTGCGGCCTTAACCTGCCGCCATTACAGCCCGGAGTCAAACGCGGAAAGTGCTGCGTTGCCCGATCGTGATCGTCAGGAAATCGTCCCGTATCGTGGACGATCCGCAGTAAACCACGGTGTCGCACCCACGGTCGCCAGGGCCTCGCCAACCGTTACTGCCATGGCATTTTTGTGTCAGTGCCGAGATCAAGGCCGAGATCAGGGCCGAGATCTGGCCGAGATCAGCGCCGTAATCCGGAGAGATACAGGTACGACAGCGGAT from Kribbella sp. NBC_00709 carries:
- a CDS encoding MIP/aquaporin family protein, yielding MATTETVKAKTLLGECSAEFAGTFILILFGCGVVAQVVAGGIGDHDSIAWAWGLGVTLGIYVAGRMTGAHLNPAVTIALAAFRGFSWKKVLPYSIAQFLGAFVAALVVRWNYTEALNKFDPGLTRKSQIVFSTLPGNGSTDLGVHLWGGFRDQIIGTAILMLLILAITDLRNTAPAANLAPFIVGLAVVGIGMAWGTNAGYAINPARDFGPRLASFLTGYGGAFKDQWGDVYFWVPIVAPILGALLGAFLYDLLVGRNLPIADEDEEPGRIPEENTSA
- a CDS encoding alpha/beta hydrolase, which gives rise to MSVSLLGGWFPVGLEVVAAGVLVAAVGWRDRAWRWRVVPLVVGGAALLTLVAAYPGVKVFGLDDPLPFSVWLWFGAGLVALIVLAAGWRSARWWRRGTAVVAVALAGLVCANQINRFVGYYPTIDSAVNDWTDTPLPGQVSMSGLAHTAGTAKLPPAGRLVAVNIPATYSHFKHRQELVYLPPIWFHGDHRPALPVVELIGGERGGPGDWVRLGNAVQVSDAYAHRHHGYAPILVFVDATERFDNDTECVNGPRGNSADHLDQDIPHFVEKMFGASHDPRQWAVAGFSMGGTCALDLVVEHPDVFDHFIDISGDLAPYTTTPAASLHDLYGGDVALEKANEPLLVMQSHGRYTNVNGLFLTSTEELRHQHEAEELSKAAAKAGIWSRVEISPGTHVWQFAAPAFASAYPWLADQLASPASPHHGARHTKTA
- a CDS encoding SGNH/GDSL hydrolase family protein; translation: MIQTLRRLGIGLIVLTFVSAITSADTVSEVLRPQPQVAGQVRVVALGDSVTSGHNCDCAAFPQMYGDLLHDRSGAPVVVNNLGVAGIDSNGLLELLDQRNSPAEQATAAAGVVLLTIGANDFGDHHDDVTSGQCTGDCVSDEFEQLNVNLDRILDRIHVLRANLPTTILMTGYWNVFKDGDVAKRQYTASGRVASDQLTVRTNGAIAAVARANDATYVDIYTPFEDSTDITGLLASDGDHPNAAGHALIARTLLAATPNPLPASQRQGG
- a CDS encoding SigE family RNA polymerase sigma factor, giving the protein MSFADFATSRHGALYRYAYLLAGDRGLAEDLLQEALVKTYVGWHRLRDPNNAEAYTRRVITTTAIGWWRRKSWRAELPNDDVPDRPTDPDDVTARVWLWNELQKLPPRQRAALVLRYYEDLTEPQTAEVLGCSVGTVKRQVSDALKKLRARLGSDVVLKAGMTE
- a CDS encoding ABC transporter ATP-binding protein translates to MTTTDAEPTPAVPAIGEEILSVEGLVKHFPIRKGVLQRQTGAVQAVDGLSFKVTRGETLSLVGESGCGKTTTGRLLTRLLEPTAGTIVFEGRDISHLSEGQMRPLRRDVQMIFQDPYGSLNPRHTVGKIVGAPYHLQHVKTENGVKRAVQELLELVGLSPEHYNRYPHEFSGGQRQRIGIARTLALRPKLIVADEPVSALDVSIQAQVVNLLEDLQEEFDLTYVMIAHDLSVVRHVSDRVAVMYLGKIVELADRVDLYEKPMHPYTVALLSAVPVPDTKRKAKQERIRLQGDVPSPIKPPPACRFHTRCWKAQDICKAVEPPLVELGPGHQTACHFPENQATDTPAAKTDQ
- a CDS encoding ABC transporter ATP-binding protein, whose translation is MSQPQDTVQRVPRGEAFLDVRDLKVHFPTDDGVVKSVDGISFKLERGKTLGIVGESGSGKSVTSLSIMGLHPPGVAKISGEIFLDGQDLVSASREEVRLMRGKRMAMIFQDPLSAMHPFYTVGHQIIEAYRVHNHVSKQVARKHAIEMLDRVGIPQPDRRVDAYPHQFSGGMRQRAMIAMALSCDPDLLIADEPTTALDVTVQAQILDLIRDLQREFNSAVVIITHDLGVVAELADDIQVMYAGRAVEYSTAEDIFDRPQHPYTWGLLGSMPRIDRERSERLIPIKGTPPSLINVPKGCAFNPRCNYAHLNGGASETERPELLDTGDGHMVACHLSPQERQKAWETDIKPKL
- a CDS encoding ABC transporter permease, which gives rise to MFAYLVRRVIGAVILLFIVTAVTFSIFFLVPRLGGATADDLAGRYVGKSAGQEQIHNTAVRLGFTDPLYVQYGRFVKGLVVGQDYNYGTGTERCPAPCFGYSFLTQQPVWPDLVSRIPVTASLAGGAAFIWLITGVGTGIVSALRRGSVLDRSLMSVALAGVSLPIFFTGLLSLSVFSYGLGWTQQGGVNPLDETNPLWWAYDLILPWVTLAFLYAAAYARLTRAGMLETMNEDYVRTARAKGLTERDVVIKHGLRSALTPILTIFGLDLGLLMGGAILTETTFSLPGIGQYAVIALRANDLPKVLGVTLVAAFFIVLANLVVDLLYAVVDPRVRIS
- a CDS encoding ABC transporter substrate-binding protein translates to MRWNRITTVTAVSAAVALSLVACGGPKASSGGSGGGTSSATPEFDAANGKIFNPSDKKGGTLRMAITEKWDSTDPGDTYYGLSWNLVRNYVRPLMTFKSAPGKEGGKVVPDLAEKPGEPSDNAKTWTYHIRKGIKFEDGTEVKAKDVMYGVARSLDKATLPNGPTYFNDFLEGVPKDYSVAKDPQMAQLSKAMTTPDDYTIVFHLNKTFAGFDYFAQLPSTAPVPQAKDNGTKYQLHPIATGPYKFESNDANKGFTLVRNDQYDPSTDPDSGRKALPDKITVAYNVNGADIDNRLQAGDLDVDIAGTGVQAETQAKVLADPKLKAHTDSVLSTRLNFTVFNSQVKPFDNVNCRKAVLYAADHEGYQRAYGGPFGGDIATNLMPPSVAGAQKFDDYGFEADKNGNPTKAKEALTACGMPAGFSTNIAYRADRPKEKAVAESLQQSLAKVGIKLTPKGYPTGDYTKLYAGKPDYAKANGLGMIVYSWGADWPDGFGFLSQIVDSRVIRATGGNTNLGIRIPEVDQLIDKALATTDDTARNQIWVDVDKKVMEQAGVLPGVWAKGLLYRPDTLANVFSNDGQNMYDYASIGLAQK
- a CDS encoding ABC transporter permease, which codes for MSTPLEVEPGASSAKPEAILEGAGKIEGRSLWQISWMRLKRDKVALAGGAFVLLLILVGIFAPLICKLVGVTPNDFHQDLVDPSLQTPIGKLGGVSWDHPFGVEPVNGRDIFARIVYGARISLLIAFLATLLSVVIGVVLGIVAGYFGGWVDTLISRLMDIFLAFPLVLFALALVGAIPDKMFGLQGDSLRVALIVFIIGFFSWPYIGRIIRGQTLSLREREFVDAARSLGARRPYILFTELLPNLIAPILVYATLLIPTNVLFEAGLSYLGVGVRPPTASWGDMLSGAANWYQVDPMYMIPPGLAIFVTVLAFNLFGDGLRDALDPRSR